The DNA segment GAGGAAGTCCTTGCGAATCACCGGCAGGCGGCAAGCAGCACGTGCCTGCTGCAGGTAAGCATCGGCTCCCTGGAAGTAATCGACGTCAGTCAGCACCGACAGGCAGGTCGCCCCGCCCTTCTCGTAGCTGACGGCGATTTCTGCAGGCACGAAGTTTTCGCGGATCACACCCTTGCTCGGCGACGCTTTCTTGATCTCGGCAATCACCGCTGGCTGCTTGCGCTTGGCCTGCTCGATCAACGCATTGGCAAAGCCACGCGGGGCATCGGCCGCTTTCGCCAGGCGCTCGAGCTCTGCCAGGCTGACCCGGGCACTACGCTCGGCGACTTCCTCGACCTTACGGGCGAGGATCTTTTCCAGCACGGTCGGCACGCTCATGCTTCGTTCTCCTGCTTGAATACGGCGGTGAAGGCGCCCAGCTCCTGAAGTTTTTCCCAGGCAAGGCCGGTGTGCAGTACGTCATGGGCCAGTTCTACGCCCTGGGCCAAGGTCATCGCGTGATCGGCGGCGTACAGCGCAGCGCCAGCATTGAGCACAATCATCTCAGCGGCTTTCTGGCCATTCTCGGTCTTGCGCCGACCCAAGGCATCTTTGATCAGCTCGTAAGAGGCCTGCGGGTCTTCGACGGCCAAGCCATGCAAGCTCTGGCTCTTCATGCCGAGGTCTTCGGGCTCGACCCAGTATTCGCTGATCTGGTCATTCTTCAGTTCGGCAACGAAGGTCGGCGCCGCCAGGCTGAATTCGTCCAGGCCATCCTTGGAGTGCACCACCAGCACATGCTTGCTGCCCATCCGCTGCAGCACTTCGGCCAGCGGTCGGCACAGGGCCTGGGTGAACACGCCGACCACCTGGTGTTTCACACCGGCCGGATTCGTAAGCGGGCCGAGCATGTTAAACAGGGTGCGCAGCCCCAGCTCGCGACGCGGGCCTGCGGCATACTTCATTGCCTTGTGGTGGCTCTGGGCAAACATGAAGCCGATGCCCAGGCTGTCGATGCAACGGCCGACCTGCACCGGGGTGAGGTTCAGGTAGATGCCGGCCGCTTCCAGCAGGTCGGCGCTGCCGCTCTTGCCAGAAACCGCGCGGTTACCGTGCTTGGCCACTTTGCAGCCGGCCGCGGCAAGCACGAACGACGAAGCCGTGGATACGTTGAAGATGTTGGCGCCATCGCCACCGGTGCCGACGATATCGACCACCTGATCGAGGCTTTGCAGCTCGACCTTCTCGGCCAGCTCACGCATTACCGACACTGCACCGACGATCTCATCGATGCTCTCGCTCTTCATGCGCATGCCCATCAGGAACGCACCGATCTGCGCCTCGCTGCATTGGCCGGTCATGATCTGGCGCATGACGTCGCTCATTTCCTCAGTGGAAAGGTCCAGATGACCGACGATGCGGCTCAGCGCGCTTTTGATATCCATGTTCGATCCTTAGCGGCGGCCGCCGGTCTGCTTGAGGAAGTTGGCGAACAGCTCGTGGCCCTGCTCGGTCAGAATCGACTCGGGGTGGAACTGCACCCCTTCGATGTTCAAGGTCTTG comes from the Pseudomonas urmiensis genome and includes:
- the trpD gene encoding anthranilate phosphoribosyltransferase; the encoded protein is MDIKSALSRIVGHLDLSTEEMSDVMRQIMTGQCSEAQIGAFLMGMRMKSESIDEIVGAVSVMRELAEKVELQSLDQVVDIVGTGGDGANIFNVSTASSFVLAAAGCKVAKHGNRAVSGKSGSADLLEAAGIYLNLTPVQVGRCIDSLGIGFMFAQSHHKAMKYAAGPRRELGLRTLFNMLGPLTNPAGVKHQVVGVFTQALCRPLAEVLQRMGSKHVLVVHSKDGLDEFSLAAPTFVAELKNDQISEYWVEPEDLGMKSQSLHGLAVEDPQASYELIKDALGRRKTENGQKAAEMIVLNAGAALYAADHAMTLAQGVELAHDVLHTGLAWEKLQELGAFTAVFKQENEA